AGCTGCGGGAACCAAATTCTTTTCCTGCATCTTATCGAAAAGCTCTTTAAAAAAGCTTACAAGGTTATCCTTTACCATTCCCGTTTTATTCGGAATAGCTTCAAAAATCGGGTCTAAGCCCATACATGCACAGTTATTCGTTTTTTTAGCCGAAGTTTTTAATAAGTCGATGTAGTTCATATTGGCGGTAAGTTTAGCCTAAAACGGAAGATGTGTCAATTATCGTTAAGCTATAGATTTTTTTTTGTTTATTTATTATATTTAAGAGATTATGTTAATTACTTTTAAAGAACTGGGACTTGACGATATAGTCCTGCAAGCAGTTGAAGCCAAGGGTTTTGAAGAACCTACTCCTATTCAGGTTTTGGCTATTCCCCGCCTTCTTTCGGGAGAAGCAAATGTTATCGCTAAGGCTCGGACAGGAACGGGAAAGACGGCAGCCTTCGGCCTTCCCCTTGTGCAGGAGCTGCGTTCAAATACCGGAAAGGTGAGAGCCCTTATTTTGGTTCCTACCAGAGAGCTGGCCGTTCAAGTTGCCGGCGAACTTGAATCTTTTAGAATCGAAGAATATCCCCGTATTGCAACCGTTTACGGAGGAGCGGCGATAGGCCCTCAACTCAGAAGCCTAAAAACAGGCATCGAAATAGTTGTAGGAACTCCCGGCCGCATAATGGATCATCTCGATCGGGGCTCCCTAAAAATCGAAGATATAGAATATTTTATTTTGGATGAAGCCGATGAGATGCTTAACATGGGCTTTATCGAAGACATAGAAAACATCTTTTCAAAGGCAAATCCTGAAGCCCGTGTTTTAATGTTTTCGGCGACGATGCCCAAGCAGATACTGAGCATAGCTTCCGACTTTATGGGCGACTATGAAATTGTCGAAGAAGAACCTCAAGAAGAAAGAGCGTCTTTAACGGAACAATTTTTTTGGGTCGTAAGGGAAGGAGATAAAACCGAAGCCCTTGTCCGGCTTATAGATACAAGCCCTAACTTTTACGGCCTCGTATTTTGCCAAACAAAAATCGATGCCGATGATGTTGCAAAAGAGCTTGACGAAAGGCACTACGAAGCTGCCGCCCTCCACGGGGATATTCCTCAAAGCCAAAGGGAAAAAATATTGGAACGCTTTAGAGCAAAAAAGACCCGTATTCTTGTTGCAACCGATGTTGCCGCAAGGGGTATAGACATCGAGGGTATTTCCCATGTTGTAAACTATGCAATTCCTTATGACGGGCCGACCTATACCCACCGTATAGGAAGAACGGGACGGGCAGGAGCGGCAGGGGTTGCCGTAAGTTTTGTACGCCCCAACGAGGTAAAAAGAATAGAGTACCTGCGCAAACATGCCCGCGGAGAATTAAAAGAAGGCAAAATTCCTTCAATCGAACAAGTCATCGAAATCAAGCGAACCCGTATCTTAAAAGAAACGGCAGCCCAAATCGAAAAGCGTATAAGTGAAGAAAAACCCGAACAGGGTTTTGCAGCCTTTGCAAATAAACTTGTAGAATACGGAGATGCTCAAACAGTTCTCTCCTTTATTCTTCAAATGCAGTACGGCTCAT
The DNA window shown above is from Treponema denticola and carries:
- a CDS encoding DEAD/DEAH box helicase; its protein translation is MLITFKELGLDDIVLQAVEAKGFEEPTPIQVLAIPRLLSGEANVIAKARTGTGKTAAFGLPLVQELRSNTGKVRALILVPTRELAVQVAGELESFRIEEYPRIATVYGGAAIGPQLRSLKTGIEIVVGTPGRIMDHLDRGSLKIEDIEYFILDEADEMLNMGFIEDIENIFSKANPEARVLMFSATMPKQILSIASDFMGDYEIVEEEPQEERASLTEQFFWVVREGDKTEALVRLIDTSPNFYGLVFCQTKIDADDVAKELDERHYEAAALHGDIPQSQREKILERFRAKKTRILVATDVAARGIDIEGISHVVNYAIPYDGPTYTHRIGRTGRAGAAGVAVSFVRPNEVKRIEYLRKHARGELKEGKIPSIEQVIEIKRTRILKETAAQIEKRISEEKPEQGFAAFANKLVEYGDAQTVLSFILQMQYGSFLSPAHYKTIKPVRSEGRVRKSDDDSLRLYIGVGRKDGITKRKLAEMLSRLLSIPERLVDDIEVMDKFSLATMPKNAANDALRLCKKKRGLPHMHIDVKSEAPANYGSIGKGKRGQKRKTGTQRKRENRSAASKYKRK